The genomic window CTCTGGAATTCACGCCGCAGCAGGCGTTGTAGCGCTGATTCCAGTTGAGTTTGCACTCCTGCCCAATCAACTTCTAGCGGTTCATCTTCCAAGACACGGGCGAATTCTGACCAGCGATCGCTCAAAATTCCTTCTAGAGTTTCGCGTACCAAAGTTTGTAGGCGATCGCGTTCCATCGTTGTCACCACACCGCGCAGGTGAACTTCCGGCTTAGCAGTCAGCTTACCTTCCCAGTCCATCGCTGCAGCGATCGTCACAACACCATCTTCTGCCAATTGCTGCCTTTCTTTCAGCACATTAGCTTTCAGCACGCCAGAATTATCTACTAATTCGATGCCAGACGGAACCTTACCCGCCACTTTGATGCTATCTTCCGACACCTCTACGACATCCCCATTGTCAATAATCACCATATTTTCCGCAGGGATACCCATGCTCTGGGCAGTCTTGGAGTGCTGGATAAGCATCCGATGCTCGCCGTGAACTGGTAAGAAGAACTTCGGACGAGTTAAGGCAATCATCAGCTTTTGGTCTTCCTGACAGCCGTGACCGGAAACGTGAATCCCCTTGTCACGACCATAAACCACATTTGCACCCTGCATCATCAGCTTGTCGATGGTATTTACCACGGCAATTGTATTTCCCGGAATTGGGTTTGCCGAGAATATCACCGTATCGCCTGCACGGATTCTCACTTGTCGGTGTTCGCCGTTAGAAATACGAGTCATTGCTGAAAGAGGTTCACCCTGAGAGCCGGTAGTTAAAATCAATACCTTCTCATCTGGCAGTTGGTGAATCGACTGCAAAGGCTGGAACAAATTGTCGGAACATTTGATATATCCTAGATTGCGTGCCTGAGCAATCACATTCAGCATCGAGCGACCTACCACGGACACCATCCGTCCGTGCTTTTGCGCCAGTTCCAGAACCATATTGATTCGGTGGACGGACGAAGCAAAAGTAGTCAATAGCACCCTTCCCTTTGCCTGAGAAATAAAGCGGTCGAGATTCGGAAAAACTGATCGCTCAGAAGGCGTGAATCCCGGTACTTCCGAGTTAGTCGAGTCGCTAATCAGGCATAAAACGCCTTTCTCGCCGTATTCAGCCAGTCTTTGCAAATCAAAAAACTCTCCATCAACTGGCGTGTGGTCAATCTTGAAGTCACCTGTATGGATAACGACACCAGCGGGCGTGTGGATAGCGACTGTGAAGCTATCAGCAATAGAGTGGGTGTTGCGAATAAATTCGACGAAGAATGAAGCGCCAATTCGCACCATTTCCCGGGGTACTACTCGTTTTAGGGTCGTCCGATTGGAAACCCCAGCTTCTTCCAATTTACCTTCTAGCAATGCCATTGCTAGACGCGGGCCATAGATGACTGGGATATCAAATTGCTTGAGGTGA from Funiculus sociatus GB2-C1 includes these protein-coding regions:
- a CDS encoding ribonuclease J, translating into MTKNESAPALKVIPLGGLHEIGKNTCVFEYDDEIILLDAGLAFPSESMHGVNIVLPDMTYLRENRHKIKGMIVTHGHEDHIGGIAYHLKQFDIPVIYGPRLAMALLEGKLEEAGVSNRTTLKRVVPREMVRIGASFFVEFIRNTHSIADSFTVAIHTPAGVVIHTGDFKIDHTPVDGEFFDLQRLAEYGEKGVLCLISDSTNSEVPGFTPSERSVFPNLDRFISQAKGRVLLTTFASSVHRINMVLELAQKHGRMVSVVGRSMLNVIAQARNLGYIKCSDNLFQPLQSIHQLPDEKVLILTTGSQGEPLSAMTRISNGEHRQVRIRAGDTVIFSANPIPGNTIAVVNTIDKLMMQGANVVYGRDKGIHVSGHGCQEDQKLMIALTRPKFFLPVHGEHRMLIQHSKTAQSMGIPAENMVIIDNGDVVEVSEDSIKVAGKVPSGIELVDNSGVLKANVLKERQQLAEDGVVTIAAAMDWEGKLTAKPEVHLRGVVTTMERDRLQTLVRETLEGILSDRWSEFARVLEDEPLEVDWAGVQTQLESALQRLLRREFQSRPLLVFLLQAPEEPPTKLAGRRRRRSTAKVAS